A single genomic interval of Prionailurus viverrinus isolate Anna chromosome A2, UM_Priviv_1.0, whole genome shotgun sequence harbors:
- the RPA3 gene encoding replication protein A 14 kDa subunit has product MVDVMELPRSRINASMLARFIDQPVCFVGRLEKIHPTGKMFILSDGEGKNGTIELMEPLDEEISGIVEVVGRVTAKATILCASYVQFKEDNHPFDLGLYNEAVKITQEFPQFFPLGVVEYD; this is encoded by the exons ATGGTGGACGTCATGGAGTTGCCCAGGTCGCGCATCAACGCCAGCATGCTGGCTCGGTTCATCGACCAGCCGGTCTGCTTCGTAGGGAGGCTGGAAAAG attcatcccactggaaaaatgtttattctttcagatggagaaggaaaaaatggaaccATTGAGTTGATGGAGCCT CTTGATGAAGAAATCTCTGGAATTGTGGAAGTAGTTGGAAGAGTAACAGCCAAAGCAACCATTCTGTGTGCATCTTATGTCCAGTTTAAAGAAGATAACCATCCTTTTG aTCTTGGACTTTACAATGAAGCTGTGAAAATTACCCAGGAATTCCCTCAGTTTTTTCCTTTGGGAGTTGTGGAGTATGATTGA